A genomic stretch from Mycobacterium malmoense includes:
- a CDS encoding alkaline phosphatase family protein: MVGSICDVLPAAAALLGAPGAVDKLGLADCVGDRADRVAIVLVDGMGRHLLPELAGSAPLLASVLAGGAGRLGELSCTFPSTTPTSLVSLGTGAQPGEHGILGFTLNVPGTDRVLNHIRWRDDPPHTAWQPLPTWFERLTQAGIGARAVLPAPFIGSGLTDAAYRGARFRPTHATDDYAAELIDELRAAPGLVYGYTGELDTAAHAFGIGSPQWHTAAAHVDALLTRLAETLPRRAVLLVTADHGGLNVPPDARVDLDTDPRLGEGVRVVAGEPRVRYLHTEPGAAADVRAAWSEALDGQARVYSREQAVATGMFGPVSPAHLARIGDVVVVCTGDAAVLATGHEPPETARLIGFHGAATATEMAIPLIVF, encoded by the coding sequence GTGGTCGGTTCAATCTGCGACGTGCTGCCCGCCGCGGCCGCGCTGCTCGGCGCCCCGGGCGCGGTCGACAAGCTGGGCCTGGCGGATTGCGTCGGAGACCGGGCCGATCGCGTCGCGATCGTGCTGGTGGACGGGATGGGCCGGCACCTGCTACCGGAGCTGGCCGGCAGTGCGCCGCTGCTCGCGTCCGTGCTGGCCGGTGGCGCCGGCCGGCTCGGCGAGCTCAGCTGCACCTTCCCGTCGACCACACCGACGAGCCTGGTGTCGCTGGGCACCGGAGCCCAGCCCGGCGAGCACGGCATCCTGGGCTTCACCCTCAACGTTCCCGGCACCGACCGGGTCCTCAACCACATCCGGTGGCGCGACGACCCACCCCACACCGCATGGCAGCCGCTGCCGACCTGGTTCGAACGGCTCACGCAAGCCGGCATCGGTGCGCGCGCCGTGCTGCCCGCGCCGTTCATCGGCAGCGGACTGACCGACGCGGCGTATCGCGGCGCCCGCTTCCGCCCGACCCACGCCACTGACGACTACGCCGCGGAGCTGATCGACGAGCTGCGTGCGGCGCCGGGCCTGGTCTACGGCTACACCGGCGAGCTGGACACCGCGGCCCACGCGTTCGGCATCGGATCGCCCCAATGGCACACGGCGGCGGCACATGTCGACGCGCTGCTCACTCGCCTGGCCGAAACGCTGCCCCGGCGCGCGGTGCTGCTGGTGACCGCGGACCACGGCGGCCTCAACGTCCCGCCGGACGCCCGCGTCGACCTTGATACCGACCCGCGGCTGGGTGAGGGAGTGCGGGTGGTCGCCGGCGAGCCGCGGGTGCGCTACCTGCACACCGAGCCGGGCGCCGCGGCCGACGTGCGGGCCGCCTGGAGCGAGGCGCTGGACGGCCAGGCACGGGTTTACAGCCGCGAGCAGGCCGTGGCCACCGGGATGTTCGGACCGGTCAGCCCGGCACACCTGGCGAGGATCGGCGATGTCGTCGTCGTCTGCACCGGCGACGCGGCCGTGCTGGCGACCGGACACGAGCCGCCGGAAACGGCTCGCCTCATAGGTTTCCACGGCGCCGCCACCGCCACCGAAATGGCGATTCCGCTGATCGTGTTCTGA
- a CDS encoding HypC/HybG/HupF family hydrogenase formation chaperone, with protein MCLGIPGRIVEITDPANYLAKVDVGGVQRTISVRLLEDDMPAPDDWVLVHVGFAMATIDETEALLTLAAIQKLGDAYATEMAAFDSSSIV; from the coding sequence ATGTGTCTGGGGATTCCGGGCCGGATCGTCGAGATCACGGACCCCGCAAACTATTTGGCGAAGGTCGACGTCGGCGGCGTGCAGCGCACCATCAGCGTGCGGCTGCTCGAGGACGACATGCCCGCGCCCGACGACTGGGTGCTGGTCCACGTCGGGTTCGCGATGGCCACGATCGACGAGACCGAGGCGCTGCTCACCCTGGCCGCCATCCAGAAACTCGGCGACGCGTATGCCACCGAGATGGCGGCCTTCGACTCCTCGTCGATCGTCTAA
- a CDS encoding 3-oxoacyl-ACP reductase — protein MTDLTRRLAGRVAVITGGGGGIGLAAGRRMHAEGATIVVGDIDRDAGAAAADELSGLFVPVDVSDESAVNALFDVAAQTYGRVDIAFNNAGISPPEDDVIESTELAAWHRVQDVNLTSVYLCCRAALRHMVPARKGSIINTASFVAVLGSATSQISYTASKGGVLAMSRELGVQFARQGIRVNALCPGPVNTPLLRELFAKDPERAARRLVHVPLGRFAEPGEIASAVAFLASDDASFITASTFLVDGGISSAYVTPL, from the coding sequence ATGACGGATCTCACCCGACGGCTGGCGGGCCGGGTCGCCGTCATCACCGGCGGGGGCGGCGGCATCGGATTGGCCGCGGGACGGCGGATGCACGCCGAGGGCGCGACGATCGTCGTCGGCGACATCGACCGCGACGCCGGTGCCGCAGCCGCCGACGAGCTCTCGGGTTTGTTTGTGCCGGTTGATGTTTCGGACGAGAGCGCGGTCAACGCGCTGTTCGACGTCGCGGCGCAAACCTACGGCCGGGTCGACATCGCGTTCAACAACGCCGGCATTTCGCCACCGGAAGACGACGTGATCGAAAGCACCGAACTCGCGGCGTGGCACCGAGTCCAGGACGTCAACCTCACGTCGGTGTACCTGTGCTGCCGGGCCGCGTTGCGGCACATGGTGCCCGCGCGCAAGGGCTCGATCATCAACACGGCGTCGTTCGTCGCGGTGCTGGGATCGGCGACGTCGCAGATCTCCTACACCGCCTCCAAGGGCGGGGTGCTGGCCATGTCGCGGGAGCTGGGCGTGCAATTCGCCCGGCAGGGCATCCGGGTCAACGCGCTGTGCCCGGGACCGGTCAACACCCCGCTGCTGCGAGAGCTTTTCGCCAAGGATCCCGAGCGTGCGGCTCGCCGGCTGGTGCACGTGCCGTTGGGCCGCTTCGCCGAGCCCGGCGAAATTGCTTCCGCGGTAGCATTTTTGGCCAGCGACGACGCGTCGTTCATCACCGCCTCGACGTTCCTGGTGGACGGTGGTATCAGCTCGGCCTACGTCACGCCCCTCTGA
- a CDS encoding PE domain-containing protein yields the protein MLFVEIVPETLSAAAHNTQAVGSAAEPANAVAAS from the coding sequence ATGTTGTTTGTCGAGATCGTACCCGAAACACTTTCCGCCGCGGCGCACAACACGCAAGCCGTCGGCTCCGCGGCCGAGCCCGCCAACGCGGTCGCCGCCAGCTGA
- a CDS encoding PPE family protein — MDFGALRPEINSARMYSGPGPASMLAAAAAWDGLAAELDDAATNYQTVTSGLLGGWQGPAATATGRSAAPYIGWLRATAALAARTAAQARAAAGAYASAFATMAPPQVIAANRRLWKSLVATDPLGQSGPAIAAAEADYERMWVQDAAAMYAYADASAAASTMTSFTSPPASSGQAPAAGQEIVSAGAQVISLLPRALKELASASSQRFNTALLSMSPSLSKLSSLRLGFAKDASVPIAVAIGGAAKATRRGRAAATAGFGRGTPIGALSVPRAWLQAPEASSVGAEFHSAAIAIGRWASGLRRRDTGR, encoded by the coding sequence ATGGATTTCGGGGCGCTACGGCCGGAAATCAACTCCGCGCGAATGTATTCGGGCCCGGGCCCGGCGTCGATGCTGGCGGCCGCGGCGGCCTGGGACGGGCTCGCCGCCGAGCTCGACGACGCGGCAACGAACTATCAAACGGTGACCTCAGGGCTGTTGGGCGGATGGCAGGGCCCGGCCGCGACGGCGACGGGCCGCAGCGCGGCACCCTACATCGGGTGGCTGAGGGCCACCGCCGCCCTGGCCGCACGCACGGCCGCCCAGGCCAGGGCCGCCGCCGGCGCGTACGCGTCGGCGTTCGCGACGATGGCGCCCCCGCAGGTGATCGCCGCCAACCGCAGATTGTGGAAGTCGCTGGTTGCGACGGACCCGCTGGGTCAAAGCGGCCCGGCCATCGCGGCGGCCGAGGCCGATTACGAGAGGATGTGGGTCCAGGACGCCGCCGCCATGTATGCCTACGCCGACGCCTCGGCGGCCGCCTCGACCATGACGTCGTTCACGTCGCCGCCCGCGTCTTCGGGCCAGGCCCCGGCGGCGGGGCAGGAGATCGTCTCGGCCGGCGCCCAGGTGATCTCCCTGCTGCCCCGAGCGCTGAAGGAGCTGGCCTCGGCATCGTCGCAACGGTTCAACACGGCTCTCTTGTCGATGTCGCCGTCGCTGTCGAAGCTGAGTTCTCTGAGATTGGGATTCGCCAAGGACGCCAGCGTGCCCATCGCCGTCGCCATTGGCGGTGCGGCCAAGGCGACCAGGCGTGGCCGTGCGGCAGCGACCGCGGGTTTCGGACGCGGGACGCCGATCGGGGCGTTGTCGGTGCCGCGGGCCTGGCTGCAGGCGCCCGAGGCAAGCTCCGTCGGCGCCGAGTTCCACAGTGCCGCCATAGCGATCGGCCGGTGGGCAAGCGGGCTCCGGCGGCGCGACACCGGACGATAG
- a CDS encoding PPE family protein — MDFGTRAPEINSGLLYSGPGSGSMMAVAKTWEGLAARLCEAVAVHTSAIAKPATGFQGPVAMTTTQVTAPYLGWLIATAARAQQTATKAAAAASAYESAFAATVPPTAIDDNRARRVWLASANCLGQLSPAIGDNEAEYERMWAQDADVMYAYASASAEASTVTPFTSPPTTGGPAGHGAAVTWAAIAAPEIMSAGYQVMSAIPEALRALCASPLTPFDASLSPVTSSLSKLSSLSAPSDVAIEHLNSLNKEAALAKTAMLHKAAGLRSLLAGPGGASGAPFTAGFDRGTSVGALSVPRGWVSEATPNQATAELQRGWVCEPIRPAQTDEPPPPCPLFR, encoded by the coding sequence ATGGATTTCGGGACGCGGGCGCCGGAAATCAACTCCGGTCTACTGTATTCAGGTCCCGGCTCGGGATCGATGATGGCCGTCGCCAAAACGTGGGAGGGTCTGGCCGCGCGGCTCTGCGAAGCGGTGGCGGTCCACACCTCGGCGATCGCCAAGCCGGCCACGGGATTTCAGGGTCCCGTGGCTATGACGACGACCCAAGTCACGGCGCCCTACCTGGGGTGGTTGATCGCCACCGCCGCGCGAGCCCAGCAGACGGCCACCAAGGCCGCGGCTGCCGCGAGTGCCTACGAGTCGGCGTTCGCGGCGACCGTGCCGCCGACGGCGATCGACGACAACCGCGCGCGGCGGGTGTGGCTGGCCTCGGCGAACTGCCTGGGACAACTGAGCCCGGCCATCGGGGACAACGAGGCCGAGTACGAACGGATGTGGGCCCAGGACGCCGACGTCATGTACGCCTATGCCAGCGCCTCGGCCGAGGCGTCGACGGTGACGCCGTTCACATCGCCGCCCACCACCGGGGGACCGGCCGGCCACGGCGCGGCCGTCACCTGGGCCGCGATCGCGGCGCCGGAGATCATGTCGGCTGGCTACCAAGTGATGTCGGCCATCCCCGAGGCGCTGCGGGCGCTTTGCGCGTCACCGCTGACGCCGTTCGACGCGTCGCTGTCACCGGTGACATCGTCGCTGTCGAAACTGAGTTCACTGTCGGCACCGTCGGACGTCGCGATCGAACACCTGAATTCCCTCAACAAGGAAGCGGCGCTGGCCAAGACGGCGATGTTGCACAAGGCCGCGGGGCTGCGGTCGCTCCTGGCGGGGCCGGGTGGGGCCAGCGGCGCACCGTTCACCGCGGGTTTCGATCGCGGGACGTCGGTCGGGGCGTTGTCGGTGCCCAGGGGGTGGGTGTCCGAGGCGACGCCAAACCAAGCCACCGCGGAGCTGCAGCGCGGCTGGGTCTGCGAACCGATCCGCCCGGCCCAAACCGACGAACCACCACCACCGTGCCCCCTGTTCCGTTAG
- a CDS encoding D-sedoheptulose-7-phosphate isomerase, translating into MSDEPTNFLYPFIDAEEDNPHSLLADLAASAQAKAAESLALRRSTLDANAGLLEAAATEMARRFAAGGRLFTFGNGGSCTDSTTLAGLFARPPTGTPLPAWSLTADQAILTALGNDVGFELVFARQLIARAKAGDIAIAMSTSGNSPNLLTALTEARRRGLYTIGFAGYDGGAFADNPAVDACFVVRSQSVHRIQESQALLGYRLWSTVHEHLCDEGAA; encoded by the coding sequence ATGAGCGACGAGCCCACCAACTTCTTGTACCCGTTCATCGACGCCGAGGAAGACAACCCGCACTCGCTGCTCGCCGACCTGGCCGCGTCGGCGCAGGCGAAAGCGGCCGAGAGCCTGGCGCTGCGGCGCTCCACGCTGGACGCCAACGCCGGACTGCTGGAGGCGGCCGCCACCGAGATGGCCCGCCGATTCGCCGCGGGCGGGCGACTGTTCACCTTCGGAAACGGAGGCAGCTGCACCGATTCCACCACGTTGGCGGGCTTGTTCGCCCGGCCGCCGACCGGCACGCCGTTACCCGCCTGGTCGTTGACCGCCGATCAGGCGATCCTGACCGCGCTGGGCAACGACGTCGGGTTCGAGCTGGTGTTCGCCCGCCAGCTGATCGCCCGCGCGAAGGCCGGCGACATCGCGATCGCGATGTCGACCAGCGGCAATTCGCCCAACCTGCTCACGGCGCTGACCGAGGCGCGCCGGCGCGGCCTGTACACCATCGGTTTCGCCGGCTACGACGGCGGCGCCTTCGCCGACAACCCCGCCGTGGACGCCTGCTTCGTCGTTCGTTCGCAAAGCGTGCACCGGATTCAGGAATCCCAAGCGCTGCTGGGCTATCGGCTGTGGTCGACGGTGCACGAACATCTCTGTGACGAGGGGGCCGCATGA
- a CDS encoding DUF6390 family protein, with protein MTFQPGVEMFARYAYAPNALGYCGPPLGATLRDGSADEVRRAATTFSGAWPYLRVLSALTGVADPLDYRLVESYWLGGGIGAGLDPQDFFDALLAVIGPQAGRYWSHLTAGLVREAAANHCFHVFGVYPWTRFLGRGMDEHPLGVLDNCRITWGTVVSRDDKDVEVMCRRLVYDGQALALSEPSACVLDVWADGYSAVPDVAVGDEVAVHWGRLCGRLSPEQVRALTDSTDRQLRVTSQRLAHA; from the coding sequence TTGACGTTCCAGCCCGGCGTTGAGATGTTCGCCCGGTACGCCTATGCGCCCAATGCGCTGGGCTACTGCGGTCCGCCGCTGGGAGCCACCCTGCGCGACGGTTCGGCCGACGAGGTGCGCCGCGCGGCAACCACGTTCTCCGGGGCGTGGCCGTACCTGCGGGTGCTGTCGGCGCTGACCGGCGTCGCCGACCCGCTGGATTATCGGCTTGTCGAATCGTATTGGCTCGGCGGCGGCATCGGCGCCGGCCTGGACCCGCAAGACTTCTTCGACGCGTTGCTGGCCGTCATCGGTCCGCAGGCGGGCCGGTACTGGTCGCATCTGACGGCGGGCCTAGTCCGCGAGGCCGCCGCCAACCACTGCTTCCACGTGTTCGGCGTGTACCCGTGGACGCGTTTTTTGGGGCGGGGTATGGACGAGCACCCGCTCGGCGTACTGGACAATTGCCGGATCACTTGGGGCACAGTCGTTTCCCGCGACGACAAGGACGTTGAGGTGATGTGCCGGCGGCTCGTCTACGACGGTCAGGCGCTCGCGCTGTCCGAACCCTCGGCGTGCGTGCTCGACGTCTGGGCCGACGGGTACAGCGCGGTGCCCGACGTCGCTGTCGGCGACGAGGTCGCGGTGCACTGGGGCCGGCTGTGCGGCCGGCTGTCTCCAGAGCAGGTCCGCGCGCTCACCGACAGCACCGATCGTCAGCTGCGCGTGACGAGTCAACGGCTGGCGCACGCCTGA
- the hypD gene encoding hydrogenase formation protein HypD codes for MKFVDEFRDPAAARKLIAAIERLAGDREHFKFMEVCGGHTHTIYRHGIEHLLPGNVELVHGPGCPVCVIPMGRIDDAMWLAGQPDVIFTCFGDMMRVPGSDGSLLNAKARGADVRFVYSPLDALKIAVDNPDKHVVFFAIGFETTAPSTAVTLVRARDLGLPNFSVFCNHVTIVPPIKAILESPDLRLSGFIGPGHVSTVVGNRPYRFVPEVYRKPLVVAGFEPLDILAAVAMLLRQIREGRCEVENQYKRVVPERGNPAALALMGKVFALRPHFEWRGLGFISQSALRLHDDFAEFDAELRFAMPGVRVADPKACQCGEVLKGVLKPWECKVFGTACTPETPIGTCMVSPEGACAAYYNFGRMHRDAVKLVART; via the coding sequence ATGAAATTCGTTGACGAGTTCCGCGATCCGGCGGCGGCCCGCAAATTGATCGCCGCCATCGAGCGCCTGGCCGGGGACCGCGAACACTTCAAGTTCATGGAGGTGTGCGGCGGGCACACGCACACCATTTACCGGCACGGCATCGAACACCTGCTGCCCGGCAACGTCGAACTGGTGCACGGCCCGGGCTGCCCGGTCTGCGTGATCCCCATGGGCCGCATCGACGACGCGATGTGGCTGGCCGGCCAGCCCGACGTCATCTTCACCTGCTTCGGCGACATGATGCGGGTGCCCGGCTCCGATGGCAGCCTGCTGAACGCCAAGGCCCGCGGCGCCGACGTGCGGTTCGTCTACTCCCCGCTGGACGCGCTGAAGATCGCGGTCGACAACCCGGACAAGCACGTGGTGTTCTTCGCCATCGGTTTCGAGACCACCGCGCCGTCGACCGCGGTGACGCTGGTGCGGGCCCGCGACCTGGGCCTGCCCAACTTCAGCGTGTTCTGCAACCACGTCACGATCGTGCCGCCGATCAAGGCCATCCTGGAGTCGCCGGACCTGCGGCTGTCGGGTTTCATCGGGCCCGGGCACGTGTCGACCGTGGTGGGCAATCGCCCCTACCGGTTCGTGCCGGAGGTGTATCGAAAGCCGTTGGTGGTGGCCGGTTTCGAGCCGCTGGACATCCTGGCGGCGGTCGCGATGCTGCTGCGCCAGATCCGCGAGGGCCGCTGCGAGGTGGAGAACCAGTACAAGCGGGTGGTGCCCGAGCGCGGCAACCCGGCCGCGCTGGCGCTGATGGGCAAGGTGTTCGCGCTGCGGCCGCACTTCGAATGGCGGGGGCTGGGTTTCATCTCGCAGAGCGCGCTGCGGCTGCACGACGATTTCGCGGAGTTCGACGCCGAGCTGCGGTTCGCGATGCCGGGCGTGCGGGTCGCCGACCCGAAGGCCTGCCAGTGCGGCGAGGTGCTCAAGGGCGTGCTCAAGCCTTGGGAATGCAAGGTTTTCGGCACCGCCTGCACGCCCGAGACCCCGATCGGGACGTGCATGGTGTCCCCCGAGGGTGCGTGCGCGGCCTACTACAACTTCGGCCGCATGCACCGTGATGCGGTCAAGCTGGTGGCGCGCACTTGA
- a CDS encoding PPE family protein produces the protein MDFAAYSPEVNSGRMYAGPGSGPMLAAAAAWDGLATELSWTASNYGSTIADMTSGSWRGPASMSMAAAATPYVTWMGATAAQAAQAASQAKAAAAAYEAAFAMTVPPLVIAANRAQLAVLVATNLLGQNTPAIAATEAHYGEMWAQDAAAMYGYAGSSATASTLTPFAGPPSTTSDQAALTQAASTATSTGTATQATLSQLVSELPTALQQLAVPGLGGTTPAAALEQMESWLGLGGVDLSSPQGILNFLAGTDGSPLGVFLNDNGLNTLFSSGFYMPGNFLGTMTDFVGLEGAGAAADAAGAADAAGAAGAAGEAAATGLGNTVGGLGSAVSAGVGSAASIGPLSVPPAWTATAPLGAAASALPSPAVGVPGVGNGLSSMLGGMPMAGPSGRGISDVPRYGFRPTMVTHPPAAG, from the coding sequence ATGGACTTTGCAGCATATTCACCAGAAGTCAACTCCGGCCGCATGTATGCCGGCCCCGGCTCCGGTCCCATGCTGGCGGCCGCGGCGGCCTGGGATGGCTTGGCCACCGAATTGTCGTGGACCGCAAGCAATTACGGTTCGACGATCGCGGACATGACCAGTGGCTCGTGGCGGGGTCCGGCATCGATGTCGATGGCGGCGGCGGCCACGCCGTATGTCACGTGGATGGGGGCCACCGCCGCCCAGGCCGCGCAGGCCGCGAGCCAGGCCAAGGCCGCCGCCGCGGCCTATGAAGCCGCGTTCGCCATGACGGTGCCCCCGCTGGTCATCGCGGCCAACCGTGCACAGCTGGCCGTGCTGGTCGCCACCAACCTGCTGGGCCAAAACACTCCGGCGATCGCGGCCACCGAGGCGCACTACGGCGAAATGTGGGCCCAGGACGCCGCGGCGATGTACGGCTACGCGGGGTCGTCCGCAACGGCATCGACGCTGACCCCCTTCGCTGGGCCCCCGTCCACCACCAGCGACCAGGCCGCCCTCACTCAAGCCGCCAGCACGGCGACCAGCACGGGCACGGCGACCCAGGCCACGCTCTCACAGCTGGTTTCCGAGCTGCCCACCGCGCTGCAGCAACTCGCGGTGCCCGGGCTGGGCGGGACGACGCCGGCGGCGGCCCTGGAACAGATGGAGAGTTGGCTCGGGCTGGGCGGAGTCGACCTCTCCAGCCCCCAGGGCATCCTCAACTTCCTGGCCGGAACCGACGGGTCCCCGCTGGGCGTCTTCCTCAACGACAACGGGCTGAACACCTTGTTCTCCTCCGGTTTCTACATGCCGGGCAATTTCTTGGGCACGATGACCGATTTCGTCGGCCTGGAGGGCGCCGGCGCGGCCGCCGATGCGGCTGGTGCCGCCGATGCGGCCGGTGCCGCCGGGGCGGCCGGGGAAGCCGCCGCAACCGGACTCGGCAACACGGTGGGCGGCCTCGGCAGCGCGGTGTCGGCGGGTGTGGGCAGCGCCGCCTCGATCGGTCCGCTATCGGTGCCGCCCGCCTGGACGGCCACCGCTCCCCTCGGTGCCGCCGCGTCGGCCTTGCCGAGCCCCGCCGTGGGCGTCCCGGGGGTCGGCAACGGGCTGTCAAGCATGCTCGGCGGCATGCCGATGGCCGGCCCGTCCGGACGTGGCATTAGTGACGTCCCCCGCTACGGATTCAGGCCGACCATGGTGACCCATCCACCGGCCGCCGGATAA
- the hypE gene encoding hydrogenase expression/formation protein HypE, with amino-acid sequence MNNSAREYLSSGPRFAEGEVIERIESFRKRRPRLLDDHVTLAHGAGGKASAALVDAVFVEAFRNPVLESLGDGAVLALPSGERVALSTDSFVVQPRRFPGGSLGELAVHGTCNDLAMAGAVPSWISAAFVLEEGFPVAELKEIVADMAVAAAGAGVQIVTGDTKVVPKGAADGVFVTTTGAGVVPAGRALSPASVRAGDRVLLSGSMGDHGMAVMLARGDLAIEADIHSDTASLSPLVELLMAAAPSTRWLRDPTRGGVGTVCNELAQACGLGVLLEEERLPVRPMVNGACELLGIDPLYVANEGKFVAVVAPEEAEAGLAAVRSHPLGADAAEVGEIVAEPAESVVLRTGFGGTRIVDMLVGDPLPRIC; translated from the coding sequence ATGAACAACTCAGCGCGCGAATACCTGTCGTCGGGGCCGCGGTTCGCCGAGGGCGAGGTGATCGAGCGGATCGAGTCGTTCCGCAAGCGCCGCCCCCGGTTGCTCGACGACCACGTGACCCTGGCGCACGGGGCCGGCGGAAAGGCGTCGGCCGCGCTGGTGGACGCGGTGTTCGTGGAGGCGTTCCGCAATCCGGTGCTGGAGTCGCTCGGCGACGGCGCGGTCCTGGCGTTGCCCAGCGGCGAGCGCGTGGCGCTGTCCACGGATTCATTCGTGGTGCAGCCCAGGCGTTTTCCCGGTGGGTCCCTCGGCGAGCTTGCCGTCCACGGCACCTGCAACGACCTCGCGATGGCCGGCGCCGTGCCGTCCTGGATCTCCGCGGCGTTCGTGCTCGAAGAGGGCTTTCCCGTCGCGGAATTGAAGGAGATCGTCGCCGACATGGCGGTCGCGGCCGCGGGCGCGGGCGTGCAGATCGTCACCGGCGACACCAAGGTGGTGCCCAAGGGCGCGGCCGACGGCGTGTTCGTCACCACCACCGGGGCCGGCGTCGTTCCCGCGGGGCGCGCGCTGTCGCCCGCGTCGGTGCGCGCCGGCGACCGGGTGCTGCTGTCGGGGTCGATGGGCGATCACGGCATGGCCGTCATGCTCGCCCGGGGCGACCTGGCCATCGAGGCCGATATTCATTCCGACACCGCCTCCCTGAGCCCACTGGTGGAGCTGCTGATGGCGGCCGCCCCGTCCACCCGCTGGCTGCGGGACCCCACCCGGGGCGGGGTCGGCACCGTGTGCAACGAACTCGCCCAGGCCTGCGGCCTGGGGGTGCTGCTCGAGGAGGAGCGACTGCCGGTGCGGCCCATGGTCAACGGCGCGTGCGAGCTGCTCGGCATCGACCCGCTCTACGTCGCCAACGAGGGCAAGTTCGTCGCCGTCGTCGCGCCGGAGGAGGCCGAGGCCGGGCTGGCCGCGGTGCGGTCGCATCCCCTGGGCGCCGACGCGGCCGAGGTCGGGGAGATCGTGGCCGAACCGGCCGAAAGCGTGGTGCTGCGTACCGGATTCGGCGGGACGCGGATCGTCGACATGCTCGTCGGCGACCCGCTGCCCCGAATCTGCTGA